GATCAAGTATCTATTCTAATAAAATATATCATTGTTCACCCCGTTGGTGATTTCTAGTGTGGCGTCATGTGATCTGTTGGCTAAACTTCCAGACACTCCTGTCCACATGTCTATGTAGGAGGAGCGTGCTACCTTTGACATCCATGACTATGGGGACAGGATCGTAGGCGCGTTGTGCAGTGTGGGCCAGAGGAGGACCTTCGCCTCTATAGTCCACGGCATGGACAACTTCGAGGCCTGCAAGTACATGCTGGCTTCCCTtcaactggtgtgtgtgtgattttaatACATCACAATCTAATCGAGCGTAATCAGCCACTGTCTGGAGTTTACAGTCTTGAGACTGAACATTTGATATTTAGAGATGCTTGATTTTATTGTATGACAAATGAGTTTGATAGCTTCTAGTTCAAGGTGTATTTGTCTACAGTAACTCCATTACTCTACCATCAGGACACTGTGCCATCAGGTTATTATCATGCTCTCTCCTCTTCAGGCCAACGACTACACAGTGGAGGTCGACAGGAGTGAGGGTCTCGAGGAGAGCATCGACACCATGGGACTCACTCTGCTCAGCAAACACCGGGCCAACCAACGATTCAAGAAAGCCCCCGCAGCAACCTCCGACCCTATATGACCCATTCATCTCCTGAACctgatccagtgtgtgtgtgagctcttGCCTCCTCCAGACTCAGTGGGGACTAGAGACCCATTACTCTGAAATGTGGTACACACTCTTGTGTGTGTGGCGCCACTTGTGCCTACCGGACCACTAGTACTAACCTGCTCTATCAACAGGACCTGGCTGCACCCATTAACTCGCTCATGTGCTCTTATTCCTCTATTGTTTTGATCTTTGGTGTCTGTGTCATATGTCTGTGTATTCCTCTGGTTATGTCAAGAGAAAGAAGCAATTTTTTTCTCCTTCACCTGCATCTACACAATATATTTACCAGATGTTGTCCTCGGGGTATGTTGTGGTGTGTCGGTAGTGTTGACTGACCCTAAAAATATCACCCTTTTCACAATGTTAGCCTTTGTATCGATGACAACTGTATACGTAGCTTTTTATTTGCATGTTTGTCCAAGTGGTGTAGAACTCATACATTTTCTATCAGATGAGAGGACTTTTAAGAAAAACTTGATCATTTTTCTACTTTCATTCAAGAGAATAACCTAAATTGGGAAATTATGTTTCATTGGTTTGTaaggaaaaatgtttttttacaaTGGCCAAAAATGTGTATAAAATAAAACATGAGCATGTGGATTTTACTAAAGTTGTGTAGACACTTTCAATATTGCAACACCTACTAGTGATTGTAGTGCCCTTGACAAAAGACTAGTATAAAGACAATTTCATATCCAAATCATTATTGTCGGACAATTTATTGCATACACAGAATCAGTATAGCCTTGATGAAGCGTCCATATTGTTGTGGTTCGGTCTGGGAATAATTCAACACGGCCTCATTTCTGATGGAGATTATCTGGACTGGGTTCAGTTTAAGTGTGACATACCATAGGTCTTTGATACAGTCTTGTTGGTGTGGTTACCGTCATTCACTCAGAGTTTGACGTAGCTTTTCATATGGTTCCTGATGCTCTCAGCAATCTGCACGTCGTCCTTCATCCTGTTGTAATAGTCCAGGAACAGTCCATCTGGGTTGACCAGGTAGATGAGGATGGTGTGGTCCACTATATAGTCCCCGTCCTCATCCTTAGGTCCAGGACTGGCGTACACCCTGTAGTCCTTCCCCGCTACCTTCACCTCCTCTGGGGTACCCGTCAGGCCGATCAGCCGGGGGTGGAAGTCCTTCACGTACCTCTCCAGGGCCGCCACGTTGTCTCGTTCCGGGTCGACCGTCACAAACAGCGGTTGGACCGCGGGGAGAGACCGGTCCTTGTCCAGAGCGCTGACCACAGCAGATACCTTATCCAGCTCTTCGGGGCAGATGTCAGGGCAGTGGGTGAAGCCAAAGTAGAGGAGCACCCAGCTACCCAGGAAGTCTCTCTTGGTCCTGCGGTGCCCCCTGTGGTCGAGGAGGCTGAAGTCTCCCTGGCCCAGGGCCACCTTTTTCAACTGCTCTATACGCTGCATTCGGTGATTTTGCTGCTTCTCGTTACGCACGTACCACCAGGTGCCAAGCAGACCCCCGCCGAACAGCAGGGTGACCACCAGACGTGTTCGTAACCTGATCTTGGCTGTGGAGGTGTTGGGTCCCTGGGAGAGGGTGACCCTCTGGGtgaaaagggggagggagagggggccaCGGGAACTCCACCGTGTCTGCTGCGGGTGTGTAAAAGGCCCATACAGGCCTGTCCTATGTTTAGGGGTATGGTGTCCACAGAGAGGTGCCTGTGAGGAGAGCCACACCCTCTGGGGGTGGTGTGTGGAGCCAGAACTCTGTTGGACTGCTGAAGGCCTCACGGTGCATCTCAGGAGTCTCCCAGACGTAGCATGAAGGTCACCCCCTATGAAGCCTACAAGTCCCAGCATCCTTCTCTCCAGACACAGCATACTTCCCACAGAAAACCTTGAGGGGTTGAGAATAAAGGGTTGTCACTAGTCAccgcagccacaaagtcataaaccctgtCTATTTCTACCATTTATCTTCTTGAAATGTGAGTGTTAAACCTAACCACATTTTTTAAGATagagacaattttgactttgtggcggTGGTAACTAGGGGAAACCAGAACAGTGAGAATGTAAGCAAGCTGTGTTCCTAAGGCATACCAGCCCATTCAGTCTAATAACACCACAAGATTTAGCTCTGTAATTGTCCTGACCCTGTCAAACCATACCACAATCATCAGCAACACAGCACTACCACAAAGACAATACAGGTTTAGAAACGGACTAGTAGGCGACTCAAGCTAAACTGCATCATTCTTAGGTCCAGCTTGAGTGGCGAGCTATCTGGCTAAGCCTGCAAGCTACCTGACTTAGATGCAGACGTTTTTATGAGCAATGACTGAGCTCTTTAAATTAGTCATGCTTTCATATATCATGCAGGTTATATTCTAATATCCCATTTTGATGGCATAATGGTTAACATTGCTAGGTTAGCTACCTCAACTTCCTGGCTGGTCGACCTTTACATGCACACACTGCTCATGTGATGCCGCTGTTAAATGACCACAGTCTTTTCAGATATGTATATTCGACAATACCGACAtgtaataaacaaaacaaaacatactATTATGAACAAGACAACAATTGGTAAATGTGTTTGACAATTGTGTTGTTACAAAAGAGTTAGAACAATTGTCTTTTACATGTTGAAGTCACATCGGCAGATTCGTGTATATCTCTGTTTGTGTCCTAGACTTTCCAATAGGTGGTGGTGTTGTCTCTCCTACATGCCGCGGAGTTCACCAGAGTTCAAATTTATATGAATTCCTTCAGTTTATCTGATTTCTTTCACGTGTAGGTCATTTGTTGGTGCTGGATATCCAATGATTTCATCAGACATTTGTGCATGGTTAGATACTTCCATGGTACAAGAGATCATGGGAAAAGGGAAcaggtaaaaacaaaaaaatagagataaaaaaataaataacgtaGGCTCTGAAAAGGTAGGCTCCATTATATTTATCTTGCAACCTGCTCCCTCTCCAATCTTGCTCCATTATTGATCTGAGAATGAAGGCCTACACAGCAATTTGGGTTTGGGGTAAATCCATCCCAATCAATGAAAGacagaatgttttttttcttcttacccGGACACAGATTATAGACTTGATCTCTATGCACTGGTGTAGCTTGTGATTTTGATAGGGAAATCATTGATTCACTTCAGCTCACTTCCAGTGTTTTTCCATTCTAATAGTAATGGTGTGTTTTTATACCACGGTGTGAAcgtttgtgcgtgcgtgtaccAGTGGATGAGTCATATTatatatactgtccataatgtctatacacaccatcatatacatatactgtatattttaatttccggactccgacattgctcgttcgAATATTTACATATTTCTTAATTGCTTTCTTTTTCTTTTGTGGGTTTGTTTtgtgttaggtattactgcactgttggagatcagaaacataagcatttcgtttcacacgcgataacatctgcaaaatacatatgagtatgcgaccaataacattttattttattattatagagttactctctcaccccctcactgAGCTCTGGCCcatatatattctctctctcgctctctcgaaatcaacaaagcatgagaaaactttgcgttttgttttgtttgtttgtcaattagggtgtgcagggtgaacgCGTGGTCTATCGTACTGTAATTTGGTAAAACgctttgctcagtacattgttttcgctgaggaaatgtGCACGTCTGcttttaatgataatgcagaggattttcccaaggctGCTGTTGACACACATCCCACAGGTAGTTATCGCTCTCACTCTATCTCACCAGTTGtcatctgtcctctctctctctcttttcatcttcTTCACTGGAGTTGTAATATATGACTAAGGCTGTTTTTCATCTCTTTCTtatcctctgtctctttctcatggGATATGTTTGCCTTTCAAATTGAAACTAATGTTGATATTTTTACCGATGTAGTAGTGGTGCATGTAGTGCATAATACAATGGAGGGCTTATAGTAAGATGCGTTGTTTTGTTCTACTGTAATAAGTGCAAATGTAAATGTCCCAAGCAGTACCCAGGCTATAATAACTAGATATGTTTGATGTAAATTGTGTCTGAGTCTGATGATGAATTAAAACTAGTGTGGTAGAGTTAATTTGAGTTAAGCAAAGCTGGGTTGTGTAGTCTCTCTAATGTTTAGTGTTTTGATATTAAGATTTTAGGTAATTACTGGGCTTATGTTAGCGTTTTGTTATGAAGCCATTTTTTGTTATAAGAGGTAGGCAGGCAATATGTGGTGTAGCTGCATAGCTGTAATGCAATGAGTGTGGTGATTATTATGTTGCA
This is a stretch of genomic DNA from Salvelinus alpinus chromosome 11, SLU_Salpinus.1, whole genome shotgun sequence. It encodes these proteins:
- the LOC139534058 gene encoding protein SCO2 homolog, mitochondrial-like, giving the protein MLCLERRMLGLVGFIGGDLHATSGRLLRCTVRPSAVQQSSGSTHHPQRVWLSSQAPLCGHHTPKHRTGLYGPFTHPQQTRWSSRGPLSLPLFTQRVTLSQGPNTSTAKIRLRTRLVVTLLFGGGLLGTWWYVRNEKQQNHRMQRIEQLKKVALGQGDFSLLDHRGHRRTKRDFLGSWVLLYFGFTHCPDICPEELDKVSAVVSALDKDRSLPAVQPLFVTVDPERDNVAALERYVKDFHPRLIGLTGTPEEVKVAGKDYRVYASPGPKDEDGDYIVDHTILIYLVNPDGLFLDYYNRMKDDVQIAESIRNHMKSYVKL